The proteins below come from a single Oerskovia jenensis genomic window:
- a CDS encoding FHA domain-containing protein has product MTTPGESAEPRRGGSETTVTFGRIELPIEEGAQPGGLSAEEQAAISALPRHSALLVMQRGPSVGSRFLLDAERTVAGRSEHADIFLDDVTVSRKHAEFVRDDDQFVVRDIGSLNGTYVNRNRVDAVALVTGDEVQIGKYRLTFYTSPVLGQPVGSAEGAAEHP; this is encoded by the coding sequence ATGACCACTCCAGGTGAATCTGCGGAGCCACGCCGGGGAGGTAGCGAGACGACCGTCACGTTCGGCCGGATCGAGCTGCCGATCGAAGAGGGTGCGCAGCCCGGTGGACTGTCCGCCGAGGAGCAGGCCGCGATCTCGGCGTTGCCGCGACATTCCGCACTCCTGGTCATGCAGCGTGGTCCCTCGGTCGGGTCACGCTTCCTCCTCGACGCCGAGCGGACGGTCGCAGGACGCAGCGAGCACGCGGACATCTTCCTCGATGACGTCACGGTCTCGCGCAAGCACGCGGAGTTCGTCCGGGACGACGACCAGTTCGTGGTGCGGGACATCGGGTCGCTCAACGGGACCTATGTCAACCGCAACCGGGTCGACGCGGTCGCGCTCGTCACCGGCGACGAGGTGCAGATCGGCAAGTACCGGCTCACGTTCTACACCAGCCCTGTCCTCGGCCAGCCCGTGGGTTCGGCGGAAGGCGCGGCAGAGCACCCGTGA